TTGCATTTGAGCAGGTTCATGCTTTATGTGATATCACAAATCATGCTATGGAAATAGAGAATCAACTCCAAATTGAAATTCGTTTAGCTAAAGGATCAGATCAAAGTATAATTACTGATATTGGAGATTTAATTATATCCCATCAAGCCGGAGCACCTGTGTGGGCTGCAGCTTTACCAGAAGACTTAACAGAAATACGAAAAGGGTATGGCGGTATAGTAGAAGACCCAAATGCTAAATTATGGATAGCATTTAAGGCGAATCAATTAATTGCTTTCCAAGGATATTGGGAAACTACAACAAGTAACTCTGATATGATGACACCTGATCGATGTATTGAATTAAGTATAGCTGGAACAAAGAAAGGAGAGAGAGGAAGTGGGATCGGTAAATTATTAACACAAAAAGGGTTTAGAGATGCAAAGGAAAATGGTTATCAGTATTGTATGTCAGACTGGAGAATGACTAACTTACAATCATCTAGATTTTGGCCTAAGCGAGGGTTTTATCCTATAGCATACCGATTAACAAGAAAAATTGATCATCGAATCATGTGGGCAAATGGAAAAAATTAATTTTATAAATTAAAAACCTATTTAGGAATATTTTCCCCAAACAGGTTTCTGAAGCTACTTATTTAAATTATTTTATATTTTAGGTTTATTTTTCTTTAACAGCAATAAGTCTATATATAGCTGACATTTGATATAAAAATTATCAAAGTCTATGGATGTTAGTTCCATGATTTGTTTTAATCTGTAATTCATCGTATTAGGGTGAATGAATAGTTCTTCAGCTGTCCGTTTTAATTTACAGTTGTTTTTTAAATAAATTTCCAATGTTCGAATAAGGTTAGTATTATTTTTGTTGTCGTAATTTTGTAATGTTAAGATCATTTCATTTTCATAACGCTCTTGCATATTTCGCTCTTGAATTGTTGAGATATATCGGTATATTCCTAAATCTTTATTTTCAATAGGCACTTCATAATCATTGCGATCTACAAATTCTGTTGATTGTATGACTTCTAGTGCTTCAACATAACTTTTTCTTAACTTTCCTAACTTATCGTATTCATTTCCCATGCCTATCAACAGTTTCTTATGCTGTTCTTCATTTAATAAATCACGTATATTACGAATTAACATTCTCGCTTTATCATATGTGAAATATTCTTTGTTAGATTCACTTCCTATAATGACAATCGTTTGATTATTTTCATTTAAAACGATTGCATCAGGCTTAGCATTTTGAAACTCCTTATTTAATACAGGTTTCATTAGATTTAATTCATCATTATTATGAGCTGAAAATACAACAACAGTAAATCTTACAGGTAAGGTTATATTTGATGAATTTGCTTGAATTAATATTTGCTGCTCGTTCTCATCTTGGTTTAACAACTCAAACATCATTTGTTCTTTTGTGTTTTGACTAGAGCTTTTATCTTTTAAACGTTTGAATAATAGAGTCCCAACATGATTTGAAACTTCTTTTAAAAAGTGTAACTCTTCTTCGTTTAAAACGACATCGGCTTCTTGTACCCAAATATAACCAAGAATCTGTCCTTTATGTTTAGCACTGACAACGATTCGTTGATATAGTCCAAGCTCTTCAATTTTGTTAATTCGAATTGGGTCGGGGAATTTTTCCAGTTGCCGAAAGATACCGTCCTTTTTTAAGCGATCTATGATAAACAAGGGGCATTTTTTTGATAAAATGGTTTTCTGCTGTGATGTATCAAAGCGATAAGCAAATTTAGAACTATAAGAAATCAATTCAAAACTTTTATTTTCTATAATGAGCGGTTTTTTTAAAACAGAACTGATATATTCTGTTAATAGATCAAGATCATTAATCTTAAATGCTTCGCTCAATTGATTCGGCTCCATAACTCCGCTCCTCTAATAAAAAATGTTTTGCTTCTATGTTTATCATCTTGAAAAGTATCACAATTGTCAAGATATTGTTTCAAATTAAGAGTTTGATTTTAACATGCTTTCCATCTTTTCGAAATTAGTTACGATGCTGCTTTCAGGATTTTTTCCTATTAAACTAATGATCACTATCGTAATGAAGCCCAATATAAACCCAGGCACGATTTCATATAAATCAAATGGTATCATTGCTTCCTTGATTACAACACCAGCTTCATTTAATTCAGGTGTAGAAAGGAGCTTCCAGATAACAACTGTAGCAGCACCAACAATCATTCCACCTAAAGCCCCATTCCGAGTCATTCTTTTCCAAAATAATGAGAGAATTATAATAGGACCAAATGCTGCTCCAAAACCTGCCCAAGCATAACTAACTAAATCAAGAACAGAACTTTCAGGGTTAAAGGCGAGGAAAATGGCTATCAGTGCTATAACGAGTACGGAGATTCTTCCTACCCAAATTAATTCTTTAGAGGATGCAGAGGGACGAATTAATACTTTGTAAAAGTCTTCGGCAATGGCACTGGATGATACAAGCAACTGTGAATCAATTGTACTCATAATAGCTGATAAAATAGCAGCAAGCAAAAATCCTGAAACAACAGGGTGGAATAATACATTTGCTGCTTCTATAAAAACAGTCTCGGCATCTGTTAATGGAGTACCAGCAAAATAAGCAATTCCTACAAAACCAGTGAAGATCGCGCCAAATAATGAAATGACCATCCAAGTCATACCTATAAATCTTGCTTTAGGTATTTCTCTTTGATGTTTTATAGCCATAAATCTTGTCAAAATATGAGGTTGTCCAAAATATCCTAATCCCCATGCCATTAATGAAATAATTCCTAAGAAACCAGCACCACTAAAAACATCCAATCTGCTCGGATCGATTTCACCAATACGATGAGCCGTTTCATTCCAGCCTCCCATATTTCCAATCATGACAATAGGTACGACAACTAGAGCTAGAAACATTAATATACCTTGGAAAAAATCAGTCCAGCTTACTGCTAGAAACCCACCTAACAGCGTGTAAGAAATGATGACTAGAGCACCAACCCAGAGGGCAATCTGATATTCTAATCCAAATGTATTCTCAAAAAGAAGGGCTCCTCCTACTAAACCAGATGATGTATAAAAAGTAAAAAATAATAAAACAACAAATGCGGAGATCACGCGAAGGAGTTTAGAAGAATCTTGAAATCGGTTTTCGAAAAAATCTGGGATAGTAATCGAATCGTTTGCGATTTCTGTATATACACGAAGTCTTTTAGCAACAAATTGCCAATTTAAATAGGCTCCAAGAGCTAGCCCAACACATATCCAGGTCGCCTGCATACCAGCTGCATACGCATAACCCGGTAATCCTAACAATAACCAACCACTCATATCAGAGGCACCCGCACTTAAAGCAGCAACTGAACCACCTAAACGTCTACCGCCCAAGACATAATCAGATAAGTTATTCGTTTTTTTATAGGCAACCCAACCTATGATAAGCATACCAATTAAATAAATAATAAATGTAGTTAAAGTCGCTCCACTAATCATATTAATTTCTCCTTTCTTTCAAATAAGAGATTAAACTAATTATCACCAATAACGGCATAGGCAGCAGTAACCAAAACCAAGTTGCGGTCGTTAGTCCATAATCCATTTAACTCACCTCCGATGACAATAGGATTTTGAGAAACGCTCTCATTTAATTGTATGAATGTTATTCTTACCCTTATGATAGATGAAAAAAAGAACAAAAACTACCTTGAGAGAGTAATTCATATTCTTCAAGGTAGTTGTATTTAAAATTTTATATCTTCACTTTTTGGGGTGAATTAGAGTGTTTCGCTGATTGTTTTAGGCAGCATATGTTGGATTAGGTAGTCAGGACCGCCTGCTTTGGAATCTGTACCTGACATGTTGAATCCGCCAAACGGTTGATATCCAACGATAGCACCTGTACAGGTACGATTAAAGTATAGGTTACCAACATAGAAGTTTTCTTTTGCATATTCGATATGCTCACGATCATTAGAAATTAGTGCACCTGTTAGACCATATTCTGTATTGTTTGCAATTTCAATGGCTTCTTCAAAGTCTTTTGCTTTTGCAAATGCAACAACAGGTCCGAATATTTCTTCTTGCATGATTCGTGCTTTAGGATCTACATCAGCAATAATAGTTGGTTCGATGAAGAATCCTTTTGAATCATCTCCATTTCCACCTAAAACTAAACGACCTTCTTCTTTACCAACTTGAATATAAGACATAATTTTATCAAAGGAAGCTTGATCAATGACAGGTCCCATATAAGTATTATAATCTGTTGGATCTCCAACAATTTTATCTTTTGCTATTTCAATGACTCTATTTAACACTTCATCATAAACATCTTGGTGGATAACTGCTCGAGAACCTGCAGAACATTTTTGTCCTGAGAATCCAAATGCTGATCTGAAAATGGATTCAGCTGCGACTTCTAAGTCGGCATTTTTATCAACAACAACAGTATCTTTCCCACCCATTTCAATAATTGTTCTCTTTAACCAAATCTGACCAGGGTTTACTTTTGAAGCACGTTCAAAAATTCGAGTACCGACTTCGCGGGAACCAGTAAAAGTAATTAAACTTGTTTTAGGATGATCTACTAAGAAGTCTCCAACTTCAGCACCACTTCCTGGGCAAAAATTAACTACCCCTTTAGGGAGACCTGCTTCTTCAAGTACTTCAACAAATTTATAAGCAACAACAGGTGTGGTACTTGCAGGTTTTAGTACAACTGTATTTCCAGTAACGATAGGAGCTACTGTAGTTCCAGCCATAATAGCAAATGGGAAGTTCCATGGTGAAATAACTACTGTTACTCCCATTGGAGTATAAATATATTTATTGTACTCACCATCGCGACTAGATACAGGAGTTCCATCTTTTAATCTAATCATTTCTCTAGCATAATATTCTAAGAAATCAATTGCTTCGGCTGTATCAGCATCAGCTTCATTCCAAGGTTTACCGGATTCTTTGATTAATAATGCAGAAAATTCAGCTTTTCTTCTGCGGATAATTGCAGCTGCACGGAATAAGATATCAGCGCGAGCTTCTGGATTCCACTTTTTCCAAGTTTTAAAGGCAGTTTCTGCTGCATTGATCGCTTCTCCAGCAAGTTCCTGATTTGCTTTTGAAACCGTACCAATTACTTCATTTTTATTAGCTGGATTGTAGGAAACAATTTTACTTTCTGTTTTAATTCGTTCACCATTTATGATAAGTTCATAATCGTTACCGAATTCTTCCTCAACTTGTTGTAAAGCTGCTTTCATTTCTTGTTGGTTACTTTCCTTTGAAAAATCTAAAAATGGTTCGTGTTTATAAGGTCTCATATTATTTTTCTCCTTTAATAAATACTAATTAATGTTTTTAATGAATCAATGTTTCCCATAAAATGTTAATAGGAATATTTTGTTCTTGAATCCTAGAAAATATTCTAACAAATTGGAGTACTTATATAGACATTTTAATTTTCTAATAAAATTAGCTTTTAAATAGTCCTTTTGCTACAAAGGCAACATTGGCAGGTCTTTCAGCAAGTCTTCTCATAAAATAACCATACCAATCGTTTCCATAAGGGACATAAACTCTCATTTTATAACCTTGTTTAACTAGCTCTCGTTGTGTTTGTGCTCTCATGCCATATAACATTTGAAATTCAAACAAATCACGACTAATATTATTTTCTTCAGCAAATTGCTTCGTAAAGTTAATGATTTGATCATCATGAGTTGCTACCGCAGTATAATTACCATTGTTTAGATGGTCCTTTATCATTTGTTTGAGGTTTTCGTCAACATCTTTCTTTTCTTGATGTGCTACATCAGCAGATTCCTTATATGCGCCCTTTACCAGACGTAAATTAGGTAAAAGTGTTTTCAAATCATCGATATCTTCTCTAGATCGATACAAATAAGATTGAATGACGGTACCTACATTATCAAATTCTGCTTTTAACCCTTTAAATATATCTAGCGTTGCTTGGCATCTTGTTTCATCTTCCATATCAATCGTTACAAAAATGCCATATTTTTGAGCTTCATTTAAAATAGACCGCATATTTTCAAATACCAAGTTATAATCAATATCCAGCCCTAGGGATGTAAGTTTTACGGATGTTTGTGAATCAAGGTTTTCTTTTGCAATGGTTTGAATTGTATGGATCTCTTGAGCTGTACGTTCATGTGTTTCATCAATGGAATTTACAAATTCACCAAGATGATCTACCGTTGTGCACAAACCCATTTCATTTAATTTTTTTATGACTGGCACTGTACGATCAAAGTCTATTCCTCCAACCACTTTTGAAGCACCGAATTTTAAACCGTAACGTTTTGCCATTTTGTTTAAAGATTTATTTTTAGATAAGTATAAGAAAAAGTTTCTAGATAACGCTTCCACAGTATACCTCCTATTCCTAATAGTTGGACAATCGCACAGTCAGTTGATATTTTAGTCTGTTGGATTGAAGTTAATATATTTATTATATGTGTAGTGGAATTTATTGAACAATGTGTGGTGCAAACAATATTATTGAACATTTATTGTGGTTCAGACACAAATTATAAAATGTAACATTCAGCAGCTTAAATCACAACCTGCAACACAAGGAGCGTTAATATCCGTAATTCCTAATCAAGACAAAACAAA
The window above is part of the Chengkuizengella sp. SCS-71B genome. Proteins encoded here:
- a CDS encoding GNAT family N-acetyltransferase, translated to MEFLQFKDEFLLDAAKLLAIRHKREREKFLALPLQFEHEDHALKAIQAVWEKENSEGIAIFNNKQMIGYLIGTVNSSDLRGRHIWIDYAGLAIAENEDEELYRDLYTKIAEQWLQYGCFDHYVLVPAGNRSILDAWLKLGFAFEQVHALCDITNHAMEIENQLQIEIRLAKGSDQSIITDIGDLIISHQAGAPVWAAALPEDLTEIRKGYGGIVEDPNAKLWIAFKANQLIAFQGYWETTTSNSDMMTPDRCIELSIAGTKKGERGSGIGKLLTQKGFRDAKENGYQYCMSDWRMTNLQSSRFWPKRGFYPIAYRLTRKIDHRIMWANGKN
- the pruA gene encoding L-glutamate gamma-semialdehyde dehydrogenase; translated protein: MRPYKHEPFLDFSKESNQQEMKAALQQVEEEFGNDYELIINGERIKTESKIVSYNPANKNEVIGTVSKANQELAGEAINAAETAFKTWKKWNPEARADILFRAAAIIRRRKAEFSALLIKESGKPWNEADADTAEAIDFLEYYAREMIRLKDGTPVSSRDGEYNKYIYTPMGVTVVISPWNFPFAIMAGTTVAPIVTGNTVVLKPASTTPVVAYKFVEVLEEAGLPKGVVNFCPGSGAEVGDFLVDHPKTSLITFTGSREVGTRIFERASKVNPGQIWLKRTIIEMGGKDTVVVDKNADLEVAAESIFRSAFGFSGQKCSAGSRAVIHQDVYDEVLNRVIEIAKDKIVGDPTDYNTYMGPVIDQASFDKIMSYIQVGKEEGRLVLGGNGDDSKGFFIEPTIIADVDPKARIMQEEIFGPVVAFAKAKDFEEAIEIANNTEYGLTGALISNDREHIEYAKENFYVGNLYFNRTCTGAIVGYQPFGGFNMSGTDSKAGGPDYLIQHMLPKTISETL
- a CDS encoding PucR family transcriptional regulator — protein: MEPNQLSEAFKINDLDLLTEYISSVLKKPLIIENKSFELISYSSKFAYRFDTSQQKTILSKKCPLFIIDRLKKDGIFRQLEKFPDPIRINKIEELGLYQRIVVSAKHKGQILGYIWVQEADVVLNEEELHFLKEVSNHVGTLLFKRLKDKSSSQNTKEQMMFELLNQDENEQQILIQANSSNITLPVRFTVVVFSAHNNDELNLMKPVLNKEFQNAKPDAIVLNENNQTIVIIGSESNKEYFTYDKARMLIRNIRDLLNEEQHKKLLIGMGNEYDKLGKLRKSYVEALEVIQSTEFVDRNDYEVPIENKDLGIYRYISTIQERNMQERYENEMILTLQNYDNKNNTNLIRTLEIYLKNNCKLKRTAEELFIHPNTMNYRLKQIMELTSIDFDNFYIKCQLYIDLLLLKKNKPKI
- the putP gene encoding sodium/proline symporter PutP; translated protein: MISGATLTTFIIYLIGMLIIGWVAYKKTNNLSDYVLGGRRLGGSVAALSAGASDMSGWLLLGLPGYAYAAGMQATWICVGLALGAYLNWQFVAKRLRVYTEIANDSITIPDFFENRFQDSSKLLRVISAFVVLLFFTFYTSSGLVGGALLFENTFGLEYQIALWVGALVIISYTLLGGFLAVSWTDFFQGILMFLALVVVPIVMIGNMGGWNETAHRIGEIDPSRLDVFSGAGFLGIISLMAWGLGYFGQPHILTRFMAIKHQREIPKARFIGMTWMVISLFGAIFTGFVGIAYFAGTPLTDAETVFIEAANVLFHPVVSGFLLAAILSAIMSTIDSQLLVSSSAIAEDFYKVLIRPSASSKELIWVGRISVLVIALIAIFLAFNPESSVLDLVSYAWAGFGAAFGPIIILSLFWKRMTRNGALGGMIVGAATVVIWKLLSTPELNEAGVVIKEAMIPFDLYEIVPGFILGFITIVIISLIGKNPESSIVTNFEKMESMLKSNS
- a CDS encoding proline dehydrogenase: MEALSRNFFLYLSKNKSLNKMAKRYGLKFGASKVVGGIDFDRTVPVIKKLNEMGLCTTVDHLGEFVNSIDETHERTAQEIHTIQTIAKENLDSQTSVKLTSLGLDIDYNLVFENMRSILNEAQKYGIFVTIDMEDETRCQATLDIFKGLKAEFDNVGTVIQSYLYRSREDIDDLKTLLPNLRLVKGAYKESADVAHQEKKDVDENLKQMIKDHLNNGNYTAVATHDDQIINFTKQFAEENNISRDLFEFQMLYGMRAQTQRELVKQGYKMRVYVPYGNDWYGYFMRRLAERPANVAFVAKGLFKS